The Sphingobacterium bambusae genome includes a window with the following:
- the lpxD gene encoding UDP-3-O-(3-hydroxymyristoyl)glucosamine N-acyltransferase, which translates to MQFTANQIATLLGGYVEGDPDVLVNQLAKIEEGTLGSLAFLSNPKYEHFLYQTNASAVIVNEDLQLQKAVDTTLIRVKDAYLAFSELLKIYHKLRNERNGVEQPSFIHESVTVGADFYLGAFSYIGRDVKIGNNVKVYPQVYVGDGVVIGDNAVLFPGVKVYYDCKIGANVVLHSGVVVGSDGFGFAPQKDGTYSKVPQIGNVIIHDDVEVGANTVIDRATLGSTVISKGVKLDNLIQVAHNVEIGANTVVAAQTGISGSTKVGEQVILGGQVGIVGHIQIASGSQVQAQSGINRSIGQENKKWGGSPAMPYSSNLRSQVLYGKLPALEQRLAEVEARLKKLDDETR; encoded by the coding sequence ATGCAATTTACTGCAAATCAAATAGCAACATTATTAGGCGGGTACGTTGAGGGAGATCCGGATGTTCTTGTAAATCAGTTGGCTAAGATCGAAGAGGGGACTCTCGGCTCGTTGGCTTTTCTGTCCAATCCCAAGTATGAACATTTTCTGTATCAGACTAATGCTTCGGCTGTTATCGTAAATGAGGACTTACAACTTCAAAAAGCTGTTGACACGACGTTAATACGTGTTAAAGATGCTTACTTGGCTTTTTCTGAACTCTTGAAGATCTATCATAAGTTGCGCAATGAGCGCAATGGTGTGGAGCAACCTTCATTTATACATGAATCGGTCACGGTAGGAGCTGATTTTTATCTTGGCGCTTTTTCTTATATAGGACGTGATGTCAAGATAGGTAACAATGTGAAAGTTTACCCACAGGTTTATGTCGGCGATGGTGTCGTTATCGGTGATAATGCTGTTCTGTTTCCTGGTGTAAAGGTCTACTACGACTGTAAGATCGGTGCCAACGTGGTGCTGCACAGCGGTGTGGTGGTTGGGAGCGATGGTTTTGGCTTTGCACCACAGAAAGATGGCACGTATAGTAAAGTTCCACAGATAGGGAATGTTATTATACACGATGATGTAGAGGTGGGAGCCAATACAGTTATTGATCGGGCTACTTTAGGATCTACGGTGATTTCTAAAGGCGTGAAGCTTGATAACCTGATCCAAGTTGCACATAATGTGGAGATCGGTGCCAACACTGTTGTTGCGGCACAGACGGGTATTTCTGGTAGTACGAAAGTTGGCGAACAGGTCATTTTAGGTGGACAAGTAGGTATCGTAGGTCATATTCAGATTGCCTCGGGTTCGCAGGTACAGGCGCAGTCTGGTATTAACCGGTCTATTGGACAAGAAAACAAAAAATGGGGCGGTTCTCCGGCAATGCCTTACAGTAGTAACTTACGATCGCAGGTTTTGTATGGAAAGCTACCTGCCCTTGAGCAGCGATTGGCGGAAGTTGAGGCGAGGCTGAAGAAATTGGATGACGAAACGCGATAA
- a CDS encoding bifunctional UDP-3-O-[3-hydroxymyristoyl] N-acetylglucosamine deacetylase/3-hydroxyacyl-ACP dehydratase, giving the protein MNVKQRTISSEIAISGIGLHTGKIVNMTLKPAPEFHWFKFKRVDIAGSPIVAVDADNVSDTSRGTTITQNGASVSTIEHLMAAFVGLQIDNVLIEIDGPEVPILDGSSKIYVEKLLEVGFVDQEADRDYYEIKDNIAYVEKDRKVEIIAMPLDGYRLTCMIDFNSPVLGSQHAAISNISEFQSEISSSRTFCFLHELESLLNHNLIKGGDLSNAIVIVDKEVSKEELDKLSGLFNKTVEVANEGILNNIQLRYQNEPARHKLLDMIGDLALVGRPLKGHIMAARPGHAANAAFAKKIKAQIKRDKNRKNMKVYDPNMTPVYDTVQIMNILPHRQPFLMIDKILELSETHVVGLKNVTMNEDLFMGHFPGAPVFPGVLQIEAMAQTGGILVLNTVPDPENWLTLFLKIENARFKNQVTPGDTIIFNCELLEPIRRGIARMKAVGMVGDRVVSEAELMAQIVKVKGN; this is encoded by the coding sequence ATGAATGTGAAACAAAGGACGATTTCGTCCGAAATAGCGATATCGGGAATAGGCTTGCACACGGGGAAAATTGTGAACATGACCTTAAAGCCCGCTCCAGAGTTTCATTGGTTTAAATTCAAAAGAGTAGATATCGCGGGATCGCCCATCGTAGCGGTAGATGCCGACAATGTGTCGGATACATCCCGTGGGACGACTATCACGCAGAATGGTGCTTCGGTGAGCACGATCGAACACCTGATGGCAGCCTTCGTGGGCTTGCAGATTGATAATGTGCTGATCGAGATTGACGGCCCTGAGGTGCCTATTTTGGACGGTAGTTCAAAGATTTACGTGGAGAAGTTGCTGGAGGTTGGCTTTGTAGACCAAGAGGCAGATCGCGACTATTATGAAATCAAGGATAATATTGCGTACGTAGAAAAAGATCGCAAGGTGGAAATTATCGCCATGCCGCTAGACGGTTATCGGTTGACCTGTATGATCGATTTCAACTCACCGGTATTGGGTAGCCAACACGCGGCAATCAGTAATATTTCGGAATTTCAAAGTGAAATATCTTCATCACGTACGTTTTGCTTTTTACATGAACTGGAAAGCTTGCTGAACCACAACCTGATAAAAGGTGGCGATTTGTCGAATGCTATCGTTATCGTGGATAAAGAGGTGAGTAAGGAAGAGTTGGATAAGTTGTCCGGACTGTTCAATAAAACCGTGGAAGTAGCCAATGAAGGTATCCTGAATAATATTCAACTACGCTATCAGAACGAGCCAGCGCGACATAAGCTGCTGGATATGATCGGCGATTTGGCCTTGGTAGGTCGTCCGTTGAAAGGGCATATTATGGCTGCTCGTCCTGGCCATGCTGCAAATGCTGCTTTTGCCAAAAAAATAAAAGCCCAAATAAAACGAGATAAAAACCGCAAGAATATGAAGGTTTACGACCCAAATATGACGCCGGTGTACGACACGGTTCAGATTATGAACATATTGCCGCATCGACAGCCATTTTTGATGATAGATAAGATTTTGGAACTATCGGAAACCCACGTCGTGGGACTGAAGAATGTGACCATGAATGAAGATCTTTTTATGGGGCACTTTCCGGGAGCACCTGTTTTTCCAGGGGTTCTGCAAATAGAAGCCATGGCACAAACCGGTGGTATCTTGGTGTTGAACACTGTTCCTGATCCAGAAAATTGGTTGACACTGTTCCTAAAAATCGAAAATGCCCGTTTTAAGAATCAGGTAACGCCAGGGGATACAATTATATTCAACTGTGAGTTGCTGGAGCCTATCCGTCGAGGCATCGCACGCATGAAAGCGGTCGGCATGGTTGGCGATAGGGTAGTAAGTGAGGCCGAATTGATGGCCCAAATTGTAAAAGTAAAAGGTAATTAA